A part of Populus alba chromosome 8, ASM523922v2, whole genome shotgun sequence genomic DNA contains:
- the LOC118030465 gene encoding uncharacterized protein, which produces MTTNISPSSIVVEVLRDDNYDDWSACMKSYMLAQGLWDFIEPSGLQEVDYKALRRKNAAALRAIQVSCAPHMLSKIRSITSAKVAWDTLANLQQQHSPSHKEQSVEAEQSVEAEQSVEAEPAEDDESQGSGAVRNEMNGPLQTLYKYAHNGDWDAIKTYLSRYPNAKKAKIKPYGGTALHVAASTGNLKVVEGLVKLMSVEELEIQDDQGHTALSIAATVGIRKMAECLVSKNENLVTFANRYQKIPLVEACVGSHKDMVLYLYSVTPIEYLCSGDLDQGRRFLKNAISGQMLDVAYDFLQYRCPRFATPTDELDLKSYALTHLSWTPQIFPSASRLSFWQQWIYSRIPMQSIATTDDNVRINMPDQSLSESKNIILQVSSKLRGFAINLLAFLGIKQIYDLKKIHFYSDKILRCMCEYISTLDYEEYLKAGVHVYGALHNAVENGMVEFITEVIKACPHLMISGDDNKRNLFMSSIANRQEKVFSLFYGLEAERAGIVSLVDRSGNTMLHLAAKLSPPSQLARISGAALQMQRELQWYKEVESIMNPMHKVVHNKDNQTARELFTSEHKDLLVKGEQWMKEAATSCTVVGALIITIMFTAAFTVPGGNVQQTGYPVFKDEKSFTVFIVADAISLFSSSTSVLMFLGILTSRYAEEDFLKSLPTKLIIGLSMLFFSIAAMMVTFCAALIIMLDGRLQIIIPIVLLASIPVTLFMLLQFPLLVEIFVSTYGPGIFNRKMKPWSKSSTYRLLEVNSLSFQSV; this is translated from the exons ATGACGACAAACATTTCCCCATCTTCAATTGTTGTTGAAGTCCTAAGAGATGATAACTATGATGATTGGAGTGCCTGCATGAAAAGCTACATGTTAGCTCAAGGCCTTTGGGATTTTATTGAGCCTTCTGGTCTTCAAGAAGTTGACTATAAGGCTTTGAGAAGAAAGAATGCTGCAGCTTTACGTGCAATTCAAGTTTCTTGTGCCCCACACATGCTTTCCAAGATTAGGAGCATCACTTCAGCCAAAGTTGCCTGGGATACTCTAGCCAATTTGCAGCAACAACATTCACCAAGCCACAAAGAGCAATCTGTTGAAGCAGAACAATCAGTTGAAGCAGAGCAATCTGTTGAAGCAGAGCCAGCAGAAGATGATGAGTCACAAGGTTCAG GAGCGGTGAGAAATGAAATGAATGGTCCCTTGCAAACGCTGTACAAGTATGCCCATAATGGAGACTGGGATGCCATAAAAACCTATCTTAGCCGATACCCAAATGCGAAAAAGGCCAAGATTAAACCCTATGGTGGAACTGCCCTACATGTAGCAGCTTCTACTGGAAATCTGAAAGTTGTGGAGGGGTTGGTGAAGTTGATGTCAGTAGAAGAATTGGAAATACAAGATGATCAAGGCCACACAGCTCTTTCTATTGCTGCCACTGTTGGAATAAGAAAGATGGCAGAATGTTTGGTGAGCAAGAACGAAAACTTGGTTACCTTCGCAAATCGATATCAAAAGATCCCACTTGTTGAGGCATGTGTAGGAAGTCACAAGGATATGGTTCTTTATCTATACTCTGTTACTCCAATTGAATATCTTTGTAGCGGCGATCTCGACCAAGGACGTCGCTTCCTAAAAAATGCTATTAGTGGTCAAATGCTTG ATGTTGCTTATGATTTTCTGCAATATCGCTGCCCACGTTTTGCTACTCCAACGGATGAATTAGATCTGAAGTCGTACGCTTTGACTCATTTGTCTTGGACGCCTCAAATATTCCCAAGTGCAAGTCGACTTTCATTTTGGCAGCAATGGATCTATTCAC GTATTCCCATGCAATCAATTGCTACAACTGATGACAATGTTCGTATTAATATGCCTGATCAAAGCCTAAGTGAGTCGAAGAACATTATCCTCCAAG TGTCAAGCAAATTGCGTGGGTTTGCAATAAATCTCCTCGCATTCTTAG GAATCAAGCAAATATACGATTTGAAGAAGATCCACTTTTATTCAGATAAAATTCTACGGTGTATGTGTGAGTATATATCAACTCTGGATTATGAGGAATACCTCAAGGCAGGTGTACATGTATATGGAGCATTGCACAATGCTGTAGAGAATGGCATGGTTGAGTTTATTACTGAGGTGATTAAAGCTTGTCCTCATTTAATGATTAGTGGAGATGACAACAAAAGGAACCTATTTATGTCCTCGATTGCAAACCGACAAGAAAAAGTGTTCAGCCTTTTCTATGGACTGGAAGCAGAAAGAGCAGGAATTGTTTCCCTCGTAGATCGCTCAGGAAATACAATGTTACATTTGGCAGCAAAACTATCACCTCCTTCTCAACTAGCTCGGATCTCTGGTGCAGCTCTACAGATGCAAAGAGAACTACAATGGTACAAG GAAGTGGAAAGCATTATGAATCCTATGCATAAGGTTGTTCATAATAAGGACAATCAGACAGCCAGGGAATTATTTACGTCTGAGCATAAGGACTTGCTAGTGAAAGGAGAGCAATGGATGAAAGAAGCAGCAACTTCTTGTACAGTTGTGGGTGCTCTCATCATTACAATTATGTTTACTGCTGCATTTACTGTTCCCGGCGGCAACGTTCAACAGACCGGCTATCCGGTTTTTAAAGATGAGAAATCTTTTACAGTTTTTATAGTAGCGGATgcaatctctctcttttcttcatcAACATCAGTGTTGATGTTCTTAGGAATTCTTACGTCGCGATACGCAGAGGAAGATTTCCTTAAATCCTTGCCCACTAAGTTAATCATCGGCCTTTCCATGCTTTTCTTCTCTATTGCAGCCATGATGGTAACCTTCTGTGCTGCTCTTATAATCATGTTGGATGGGAGATTGCAAATTATAATTCCAATTGTACTGCTTGCTTCTATCCCTGTAACTTTGTTCATGTTGCTGCAATTTCCCCTGCTAGTGGAGATTTTTGTATCCACATATGGACCAGGAATCTTCAACAGAAAAATGAAACCCTGGTCAAAATCTTCAACATATAGACTGTTAGAGGTTAACAGTTTATCGTTCCAATCTGTTTAG